TCAAAACCGTGACATCGACGCCACTAATGCTAATGCATTTGATAACCACTCTCATCCAAGACGTAGAATTTGTGCCTCCGAACGCTCCACCTTCCTCCCCTCTTCTCTTTCCCGTCCTATGCGTCACGTGCAATACACCCCTGTAGTTCAAGCCGTTTTGTTGGCCATCGGCGCCATTGGCCTTGCTTCCCCCCTTCATGCGCAAACTGCCGAAAAGGCGGCGGGCGAAGAGAAAACCATGGAGACGGTGACCGTCATCGGGACGGTGCAGGAACTGCAAAGCCTGGACTTCTACGCGCCCAACTCCAGCGCCGTGCTTCGCAAGGCCGACTTCGAGGAAATGGGTGCGCGCAAGCTGGATCAGGCCCTGCAATACCAGGCTGGTGTGCTGAGCGAGCCCTTTGGCGGAGACAACAAGGTCGAGTGGTTCAAGATCCGTGGATTCGACGCTTCGGTGTCTTTGGACGGCACGCCCACGACGCCCAATGGCTACTTTGTCTGGAAGCCAGAGATCTTCGGCGTGGAATCTGCCGAAGTGCTCAAGGGTCCCAATGCGCTGGTGTTTGGTGCCGCCCAAACCGGCGGCGTGGTGAATCTGGTGACCAAGCGTCCGCACAAGGAACGCGCGCTGGAGCTGAACACCGAGGCGGGAAATCGTGGCCGTCTGGGCCTGAGTGTCGACTACAACAACATCGCCAACGAAGATGGCACGGTGTACTACCGCCTCGTCGCCCAAGCGCGCAAGGAAGACGGCATGCAGCGCGGCACCGACATGAAGAGCTACTACTTCGCGCCGAGCGTGACGATGGAGTTCAGCCCACGCACCTCGCTGACCTTGCTGGCCAGCGTTCAACGCGAAGACGGCACGCCCACCAATGGCTTTTTGCCCGCCTACGGCACCATCATCGACACGCCTTATGGCCGCATCGACCGCCGCCTGAACCCCGGTGAGCCCGGCGCCGACTATCTCAAGCGCACACAGGCAAGCGCTGGCTGGATGCTCAGCCACCAACTCAACAGCGACTGGAAGTTCGCGCAGAACTACAAGTACACCGACCTCGATCTCGACCAGATGAACACCTTCGCCTGGGGATCGGACAACAATCGCCAGCTCCTGCGCGGCTACACGTATACCAACGGCAAGTCGAAGTCTCACTACTTCGACAATCGCATCAGCGGCAAGCTGCGCCTGTCGGACAGTGTGCAATTGTTGCCTGTCGTCGGCATCGACTATCTGAAGTCGGATACCGACGGCTTGAACAACGGCTTTGGTTATGTCCCCGGTCTGGATATGTTCAACCCGGTTTACGGCACGCCCTTCAGCGTTGCCGGCACACCTTACGGACTGCACTCCAAGCAATGGGGCGCGTATGCGTCCACGCAGATGCGCGTGGGCAACAACTGGAATTTCAACGCCGGCATTCGCCATGACAGCGCCAAGAACAAGGGCGCGATCAATGGGGGAGATGCGGGTTACGACGTGAGCAAGAACTCCCTGAACTTCGGCGCGATGTACATCAGCGACATCGGTGTCTCGCCCTACTTCAACTACTCGGAATCGTTCAAGCCTGTCAGCGGCGTCGACGGTTACGGCAACACGTATCGCCCTTATGAAGGCCAGCAACGTGAGGTCGGCGTGAAGCTTGAACCCACATGGCTCAACGGCGGCAACCTCACGCTGGCGTACTTCGACATCAAGGAAAAGAATGCTTTGATTTCGGACGCGTCCAACATCCAGTCGCAAACCGGCAAGCGCACCAACAAGGGCATCGAGCTGCAAGGCAATTTCAAACTGGGCAGCAACACGTCGATGAAGGCCGCCTACACGCACAACGATTCCCGTCAGGACCTGACGACGACCCAGACCTTGCGCACACCGCTGATTCCTGACAACCAGGCCAGCCTGTGGCTCAACCACAGCTTCGATCTGGCCAACAACCAGAAGCTGACGGTGGGTGCCGGTGCGCGCTACAACGGTCAGACCGAAGACCAGCGCTACTATCCCGGCCAGAAGATTTCCGGCTATACGCTGCTGGACCTGATGGTGCGTTATGACATGAGCCGTGAATGGGCCCTGCAGTTCAACGCTCGCAATCTGACGGACAAGACCTATGTCAGCGGTTGCGACTTCTACTGCTACTACGGCGCGGCACGCACGGTGGACGTGCAACTGCAATACAAGTGGAAGTGAGTTCCGCCAGCGCTGCCTCAAGGGCTGCACTGCGGGCTTGAGCGAAGCTGATTCCCCATGACCATGACTCCCCGCCGTGACCATGATGGCGCGCCCGCGCAATGGTCACTGCAAGCCTTGCTGACCGTCGCCTTTCTGGGCATCACCGCCGGTGTGCAGATGAGCGACTATGGCCTGCAGGCCATTTCCCTGTCGGCCATACAGCGAAGCTTTGGCGTCAGCGACGCCAGCCTCGGTGCCTTGCAAGGCTTGGCGGGGGTGTTGGTGGGCAGTGCGCTGGCCATTCCGCTGGCGCGCTTTGCCGATCGATTCTCGCGCAAACGGGTGCTGCTGTGCCTGATCTTCGCCTCGACCGCCATGATGGTGCTGAGCGCGTTGGCACCGAATTTCCCGCTGTTCTTTCTGGGCCGATCGGCTGCCGGCATCACCGAATTCGCGATGGTGCCACTGGTCTACTCGATGATTCCCGACCTCGCGCCGCAGCGCCATCGGGTGC
The window above is part of the Diaphorobacter sp. HDW4B genome. Proteins encoded here:
- a CDS encoding TonB-dependent siderophore receptor, encoding METVTVIGTVQELQSLDFYAPNSSAVLRKADFEEMGARKLDQALQYQAGVLSEPFGGDNKVEWFKIRGFDASVSLDGTPTTPNGYFVWKPEIFGVESAEVLKGPNALVFGAAQTGGVVNLVTKRPHKERALELNTEAGNRGRLGLSVDYNNIANEDGTVYYRLVAQARKEDGMQRGTDMKSYYFAPSVTMEFSPRTSLTLLASVQREDGTPTNGFLPAYGTIIDTPYGRIDRRLNPGEPGADYLKRTQASAGWMLSHQLNSDWKFAQNYKYTDLDLDQMNTFAWGSDNNRQLLRGYTYTNGKSKSHYFDNRISGKLRLSDSVQLLPVVGIDYLKSDTDGLNNGFGYVPGLDMFNPVYGTPFSVAGTPYGLHSKQWGAYASTQMRVGNNWNFNAGIRHDSAKNKGAINGGDAGYDVSKNSLNFGAMYISDIGVSPYFNYSESFKPVSGVDGYGNTYRPYEGQQREVGVKLEPTWLNGGNLTLAYFDIKEKNALISDASNIQSQTGKRTNKGIELQGNFKLGSNTSMKAAYTHNDSRQDLTTTQTLRTPLIPDNQASLWLNHSFDLANNQKLTVGAGARYNGQTEDQRYYPGQKISGYTLLDLMVRYDMSREWALQFNARNLTDKTYVSGCDFYCYYGAARTVDVQLQYKWK